A window of Costertonia aggregata contains these coding sequences:
- a CDS encoding Dps family protein, producing the protein MNYLNIDEKKLLPVVTELNTLLADYHIYYQKLRNFHWNILGKNFFDLHEKFEEMYVDARGKIDEIAERILTLRYHPMSNYSEYLEASSIKESATTLIDEEMVDELLKSHSILLQQMTKVVDKADEINDEGTIDLIGAYIRQMEKTSWMLDAWNKDKRQHFSEISQN; encoded by the coding sequence ATGAACTATTTGAATATTGATGAAAAAAAATTATTACCAGTCGTAACCGAATTGAACACGCTTTTAGCCGACTATCACATATATTACCAAAAACTGAGAAACTTTCACTGGAACATACTGGGAAAAAACTTTTTTGACCTGCATGAAAAATTTGAAGAGATGTATGTTGACGCCCGAGGTAAAATTGATGAAATCGCAGAGCGCATTTTGACTTTGCGTTATCACCCAATGAGCAATTACAGTGAATATTTGGAAGCATCATCAATCAAAGAAAGTGCTACTACGCTAATTGACGAAGAAATGGTGGATGAGCTTTTGAAATCCCACAGTATTTTACTGCAACAAATGACAAAAGTGGTCGATAAGGCCGATGAAATAAACGATGAAGGAACCATTGATTTAATTGGAGCCTACATTCGACAAATGGAAAAAACAAGTTGGATGTTGGATGCCTGGAACAAAGATAAAAGGCAACATTTTTCAGAGATTTCCCAAAACTAG
- the corA gene encoding magnesium/cobalt transporter CorA, whose product MQKKKMTNPLHRRKKSRAKDKIGKAPGTVTYLGDREKTQSTVHTIEYDDESVAEDFTNDIDAILVHNDSKSTSWIDVVGINDEAYIENLGKRFGLNSLLLEDAVNTLQRPKIDEYDNHIFGVFKMLYINDAEELVSEHMAMVLLENTVLVFQELKEDVFEGVRTRIRTKHGRIRTRGADYLFFALLDAIIDNYFTVLEHINHKIEVLEEQVYENPKPEVAQKIQELKKEVLKVRRWIFPVKELVSRLIDTESPLIKKDTKLFLRDVLDHSVEINETLQIYREMSMSLMEMYMSNMSNKMNEVMKVLTIMASIFIPLTFIAGIYGMNFDHMPELHWEHGYLYVWGIMIFLLLFMLIYFRKKGWL is encoded by the coding sequence ATGCAAAAAAAGAAAATGACCAACCCATTACATCGAAGAAAAAAATCCAGGGCAAAAGACAAAATCGGCAAAGCACCCGGTACCGTGACTTATTTGGGAGATAGGGAAAAAACCCAAAGTACAGTACATACCATAGAGTATGACGATGAAAGTGTTGCCGAGGATTTTACAAATGATATTGATGCCATTCTGGTACATAACGATTCCAAATCCACTTCATGGATTGATGTCGTGGGTATCAACGATGAGGCCTATATCGAGAATCTGGGAAAACGGTTCGGGTTAAATTCACTTTTGCTCGAAGATGCGGTAAATACCTTGCAGAGACCAAAGATTGACGAATATGACAACCATATTTTCGGGGTGTTCAAAATGCTCTATATCAATGATGCCGAAGAACTGGTCAGCGAGCATATGGCCATGGTACTGTTGGAAAATACGGTTTTGGTGTTTCAGGAACTCAAAGAGGATGTTTTTGAAGGGGTCCGCACCAGAATACGTACCAAACACGGTCGTATTCGCACACGTGGGGCCGATTACTTGTTCTTTGCGTTATTGGATGCCATTATTGATAATTATTTTACGGTGTTGGAACACATCAATCATAAAATCGAGGTATTGGAAGAGCAAGTATATGAAAATCCCAAACCCGAAGTTGCGCAAAAAATACAGGAACTTAAAAAAGAAGTACTCAAAGTACGCCGCTGGATATTTCCCGTAAAAGAACTGGTCAGTAGGCTTATAGATACGGAAAGCCCTTTGATAAAAAAGGACACCAAACTGTTCTTACGGGATGTTTTGGACCATTCCGTAGAGATTAACGAAACCCTTCAGATTTATAGGGAAATGAGCATGAGCCTTATGGAAATGTATATGAGCAATATGAGCAATAAAATGAACGAGGTCATGAAGGTGCTTACCATAATGGCCTCTATTTTTATCCCTTTGACTTTTATAGCAGGTATTTATGGGATGAATTTTGACCACATGCCCGAACTGCATTGGGAACACGGGTATCTTTATGTGTGGGGCATTATGATTTTTCTCTTGCTTTTTATGTTAATTTATTTTAGAAAAAAGGGTTGGCTTTAA
- a CDS encoding tRNA pseudouridine synthase A, translating to MQKKRHCYIIKVQFLGFRYSGWQKQPGQKTVEGMIHKTLKFILPNISFKILGAGRTDAKVSALQTAFEIFLEHPLPDMDAFLTDFNRNLPSDIKVLNCTPISSDFNIIQDSKSKEYLYLFSYGQKNHPFCASYLTNCIDELDIDLMIKAAKLYEGTHDFRAYTAKPKANKKLVRTVDSCEILENKILKANFFPKKSYLLKVTGKGFMRYQIRLMMGALMQLGRGELGILDIKTSLEEGNTMQLNYVAPGSGLILHKIDFE from the coding sequence ATGCAAAAAAAAAGACACTGTTATATCATCAAGGTTCAATTTTTGGGGTTCCGGTACAGTGGGTGGCAAAAACAGCCCGGTCAAAAAACGGTAGAGGGCATGATTCACAAAACCTTAAAGTTCATATTACCCAATATATCGTTCAAAATTCTGGGTGCCGGTAGGACCGATGCCAAGGTATCTGCATTACAGACCGCTTTTGAAATATTTTTGGAACACCCGTTACCGGATATGGATGCATTTTTGACCGATTTTAATAGAAACCTCCCTTCGGACATCAAAGTACTGAACTGTACGCCCATAAGCAGTGATTTTAATATTATACAAGATTCAAAATCAAAAGAGTATCTATATCTTTTTTCTTACGGACAAAAAAACCATCCGTTCTGTGCCTCTTATTTGACCAATTGTATTGACGAACTTGATATTGACCTTATGATAAAAGCGGCGAAACTTTATGAGGGTACTCATGATTTTAGGGCCTACACCGCAAAACCCAAAGCCAATAAAAAACTGGTGAGAACGGTGGACTCTTGCGAGATATTGGAAAATAAGATACTAAAAGCTAATTTTTTCCCTAAAAAAAGTTACCTGTTAAAAGTAACCGGAAAAGGTTTTATGCGCTATCAAATCAGGCTGATGATGGGGGCGTTAATGCAGCTGGGTAGGGGAGAACTTGGTATTTTGGATATTAAAACATCATTGGAGGAGGGGAACACAATGCAATTAAATTATGTGGCACCTGGTTCGGGGCTCATTTTACATAAAATCGATTTTGAATGA